Proteins encoded by one window of Fischerella sp. PCC 9605:
- the grpE gene encoding nucleotide exchange factor GrpE, with translation MDEDKQVNNTSKQLGEPTEVKQAMNSDSPVPMNVNEPGSEVTEQVAAQTSVPEETVTPSQDNGVAATETQAVDTAAIAQMSQQIESLKAQLEERNTQYMRIAADFENYRKRTIKEKEDLEVQMKRNAITELLPVVDNFERARAQIKPQNDGEMAIHKSYQGVYKQLVDCLKRLGVSPMRPEGQPFDPNLHEAVMREHTDEYPEGTVLEELVRGYYLGDRVLRHAMVKVAAPKEDMPSSEENQSPPENS, from the coding sequence ATGGACGAAGATAAACAGGTAAACAATACTAGCAAGCAATTGGGTGAACCAACAGAGGTCAAGCAAGCAATGAACAGTGACTCCCCAGTTCCAATGAATGTTAACGAACCTGGCAGCGAGGTAACAGAGCAAGTGGCAGCCCAAACTAGCGTACCCGAAGAAACAGTTACGCCCAGTCAGGACAATGGGGTTGCTGCCACAGAGACACAAGCAGTTGACACAGCTGCCATAGCACAAATGAGTCAACAAATTGAGTCTCTCAAAGCGCAGCTAGAAGAGCGTAACACTCAATATATGCGGATCGCGGCGGATTTTGAGAATTACCGCAAACGTACGATCAAAGAAAAAGAAGATTTAGAAGTACAGATGAAGCGGAATGCGATTACTGAATTACTACCAGTAGTCGATAATTTCGAGCGGGCGCGAGCGCAAATTAAACCCCAAAACGATGGGGAAATGGCAATTCACAAAAGTTATCAAGGTGTTTACAAACAATTAGTAGATTGCCTGAAGCGTTTGGGTGTATCGCCGATGCGTCCTGAAGGTCAACCATTCGATCCCAACCTGCACGAAGCAGTAATGCGGGAACATACTGATGAATATCCTGAAGGAACAGTGTTAGAAGAGTTAGTACGCGGATATTACTTGGGCGATCGCGTGCTGCGCCATGCAATGGTTAAGGTGGCTGCTCCGAAAGAAGATATGCCGTCTTCAGAGGAAAATCAGTCTCCTCCAGAAAATAGTTAA
- a CDS encoding GspE/PulE family protein codes for MTYSSPQRRSTALSTRTEFSPFGNKLVQSGFVNSDQMRQALIESRKSGRPLTEVLESISGRQLSPELLRQYKKQQLFELKILYGVEFLDPEISPVGNTTVANLIDTLIPVDICRRHRLVPLTKHEDQNPPSVLVAMVDPDNLEASDDLNRILRPQGLALQRMVITQEDYQQLINSYLDDLAVRQKHIEQEKFTDINQDLENLENLNLDDAPEEAEADLGAAMKGAEDAPVINLVNRILAKALHEKVSDIHIEPQEENLRIRFRKDGVLREAFDPLPKKIIPAVTARFKIIANLDIAERRLPQDGRIRRMFEGRKVDFRVNTLPSRYGEKVVLRILDNSATQLGLDKLITDPETLQIVQEMVSRPFGLILVTGPTGSGKTTSLYSALAERNDPGINISTVEDPIEYSLPGITQVQVIREKGLDFATALRAFLRQDPDVLLVGETRDKETAKTAIEAALTGHLVLTTLHTNDAPGAIARLGEMGIEPFMISSSLIGVLAQRLVRRVCPECRIPYTPSVEELARYGLSASQEVGVTFYKANTLTTEQIQEAKGGKGHVCPTCNGVGYKGRCGVYEVMRISENLQTLINEEAPTERIKEVAVEEGMKTLLSYSLDLVRQGSTTLEEVERVTFTDTGLEAELKAKRKSSLTCRTCNAGLQPEWLDCPYCMTPRFQD; via the coding sequence ATGACTTACTCGTCACCACAACGGCGTAGTACCGCTCTCTCCACTAGAACAGAATTTTCGCCCTTCGGCAATAAGCTTGTACAATCTGGCTTTGTTAATAGCGACCAGATGAGACAAGCCCTGATTGAAAGCCGCAAGTCAGGCAGACCTTTGACCGAAGTACTCGAATCAATATCGGGGCGACAATTATCACCAGAGTTACTTAGACAGTACAAGAAGCAGCAGTTATTTGAACTTAAAATACTTTACGGTGTTGAATTCCTCGATCCGGAAATTAGCCCAGTAGGCAACACAACGGTAGCCAATCTAATTGATACGCTAATCCCAGTAGATATATGCCGTCGTCACCGCCTAGTACCACTGACAAAACATGAAGACCAAAACCCACCCTCAGTTTTGGTGGCGATGGTCGATCCAGATAATCTAGAAGCTTCGGATGACCTGAATCGCATCTTGCGCCCCCAAGGCTTGGCATTGCAGCGTATGGTAATTACTCAGGAAGATTACCAGCAGCTGATCAACTCATACTTGGATGATTTGGCTGTTCGCCAAAAGCATATAGAACAAGAAAAATTTACTGATATCAATCAAGATTTAGAAAATCTAGAAAATCTCAACTTAGACGACGCCCCAGAAGAAGCTGAGGCTGACTTGGGGGCGGCGATGAAGGGTGCAGAAGATGCCCCTGTGATCAATCTGGTTAACAGAATCCTGGCAAAAGCACTGCATGAGAAGGTTTCTGATATTCATATCGAACCCCAAGAAGAAAACCTCCGCATTCGCTTTCGCAAGGATGGGGTGTTGCGTGAGGCTTTTGACCCTCTGCCGAAAAAAATCATTCCTGCCGTTACCGCTCGGTTTAAGATTATCGCCAACCTAGATATTGCTGAACGGCGTTTACCCCAAGATGGACGCATCAGACGGATGTTCGAGGGGCGTAAGGTGGACTTCCGCGTTAATACCTTGCCCAGTCGCTACGGGGAAAAGGTAGTACTGCGGATTTTGGATAACTCTGCAACCCAACTCGGTTTGGATAAGTTAATCACTGATCCAGAGACTTTGCAGATTGTCCAGGAAATGGTCAGTCGTCCTTTTGGTCTAATTTTGGTAACAGGGCCTACAGGTTCTGGTAAAACAACATCTCTGTATTCAGCACTGGCAGAAAGAAACGATCCTGGAATTAATATCAGTACTGTAGAAGATCCGATCGAGTACAGCTTACCGGGAATTACTCAAGTACAGGTAATTCGGGAAAAAGGGTTAGATTTTGCGACTGCTTTGCGGGCTTTCTTGCGGCAAGACCCAGATGTGCTGCTGGTAGGTGAGACACGAGACAAGGAAACGGCAAAAACAGCCATTGAAGCGGCATTAACAGGACATTTAGTCTTAACTACATTGCACACCAATGATGCGCCTGGTGCGATCGCTCGTTTGGGAGAAATGGGCATTGAACCTTTCATGATTTCTAGTTCACTGATCGGCGTTTTAGCACAGCGTTTGGTGCGGCGTGTATGTCCTGAGTGTCGTATTCCCTATACTCCCAGTGTGGAAGAACTTGCTCGTTATGGTTTGTCAGCTTCGCAAGAAGTAGGAGTAACTTTCTACAAAGCCAACACTCTCACTACAGAGCAAATTCAAGAAGCCAAAGGCGGCAAAGGTCATGTCTGTCCAACTTGTAATGGCGTGGGCTACAAAGGACGTTGCGGTGTTTATGAGGTAATGCGAATTAGCGAAAATCTGCAAACCCTCATTAATGAAGAAGCACCAACAGAACGCATCAAAGAGGTAGCAGTCGAAGAGGGCATGAAAACCTTGCTGTCGTACAGCTTGGACTTAGTGCGCCAAGGTTCAACCACCCTAGAAGAAGTAGAACGAGTCACCTTCACAGATACAGGTTTAGAAGCTGAGTTGAAAGCCAAACGCAAGAGTAGTCTTACTTGCCGGACTTGTAATGCTGGATTGCAACCTGAGTGGTTGGATTGTCCGTATTGTATGACGCCTCGTTTTCAAGATTAG